In Fusobacterium canifelinum, a genomic segment contains:
- a CDS encoding Cof-type HAD-IIB family hydrolase, whose translation MKLVVSDLDGTLLNDESEVSNETIEMIKKLKENGIEFAIATGRSFNSANKIRKKIDLEIYLICNNGANIYNKNGKMIKNNVMPANLIRKVIKFLTENNIGYFAFDGSGINFYIQENTEVDPEFLEEHIPHYVKNLKDIENLPALEKILIIEDNPERIYEIKDLIHNKFDSELEIVISADDCLDLNIKGCSKRGGVEYISQELKINPKEIMAFGDSGNDYKMLKFVGHPVAMKDSFMAKRDFENKTDFTNDESGVAKYLQKYFNL comes from the coding sequence ATGAAGTTAGTAGTTTCTGATTTAGATGGAACTCTTTTAAATGATGAGAGTGAAGTAAGTAATGAAACAATAGAAATGATTAAAAAACTAAAAGAAAATGGAATAGAATTTGCTATTGCAACTGGTAGAAGTTTTAACTCTGCCAATAAAATTAGAAAAAAAATAGATTTAGAAATTTATTTAATATGTAACAATGGAGCAAATATATATAATAAAAATGGTAAAATGATTAAAAATAATGTTATGCCAGCTAATTTAATTAGAAAAGTTATAAAATTCTTAACTGAAAATAATATTGGATATTTTGCTTTTGATGGAAGTGGAATAAATTTTTATATTCAAGAAAATACAGAAGTGGATCCTGAGTTTTTAGAAGAGCATATACCACATTATGTTAAAAATTTGAAAGATATTGAAAATCTTCCAGCTTTAGAAAAGATTTTAATTATTGAAGATAACCCTGAAAGAATATATGAAATAAAAGATTTAATTCATAACAAATTTGATAGTGAATTAGAAATTGTTATCTCAGCTGATGATTGTTTAGACTTAAATATCAAAGGTTGTAGTAAAAGAGGTGGAGTGGAATATATTTCACAAGAATTAAAAATAAATCCAAAGGAAATCATGGCTTTTGGAGACAGTGGAAATGACTATAAAATGTTAAAATTTGTTGGTCATCCTGTTGCTATGAAAGATAGTTTTATGGCTAAAAGAGATTTTGAAAATAAAACTGATTTTACAAATGATGAAAGTGGAGTGGCAAAATATTTACAAAAATATTTTAATTTATAA
- the sppA gene encoding signal peptide peptidase SppA encodes MFVLSALLQAVIVSIVVIIVLLIPALFILGKLKNKDKVSLKGIKTVVFNLNELVEDYMISTISVNKVLSHEALLKSLENLVNDKKIEKIIIDVDEVDLSRVHIEEIKEIFEKLSVDKEIVAIGTTFDEYSYQVALLANKIYMLNTKQSSLYFRGYEYKEPYFKNILTNLGVTVNTLHIGNYKVAGESFSNDKMSEKKKESLINIKETLFQNFINLVKEKRNVNITNEILSGDLIFANSEKAIQLGLIDGLSTYEEIGIDYNEDTVDFGEYVSAYKRKKNKSKNTIAIINLEGEIDTRESKESIINYDNVVEKLDELEDIKNLKGLVLRINSPGGSALESEKIYQKLKKLDIPIYISMGDLCASGGYYIATVGKKLFANPVTLTGSIGVVVLYPEFTETINKLKVNMEGFSKGKGFDIFDVTSKLSEESKEKIIYSMNEVYSEFKEHVMEARNISEEDLEKIAGGRVWLGSQAKANGLVDELGSLNDCIDSLAKDLELKDFKLTYIRGRKSIMEVVSAMKPQFVKSDIIEKIEMIRSYSNKILYYDESLENL; translated from the coding sequence ATGTTCGTTTTATCTGCATTGTTACAAGCAGTTATTGTTTCAATAGTTGTTATAATTGTTCTTCTTATTCCTGCTCTTTTTATTTTAGGAAAGTTGAAAAATAAAGATAAAGTTTCTTTAAAGGGAATTAAAACAGTAGTTTTTAATTTAAATGAGCTTGTTGAAGATTATATGATTTCTACAATATCAGTTAATAAGGTTTTATCTCATGAAGCACTTTTAAAATCCTTAGAAAATCTAGTTAATGATAAAAAAATAGAAAAAATAATAATTGATGTTGATGAAGTTGATTTATCAAGAGTGCATATTGAAGAAATAAAAGAAATTTTTGAAAAATTATCAGTTGATAAAGAAATTGTTGCAATAGGAACAACTTTTGATGAATATTCTTATCAAGTTGCCTTACTTGCAAATAAAATATATATGCTTAATACTAAACAATCTTCTTTATATTTTCGTGGTTATGAGTATAAAGAGCCTTATTTTAAAAATATTTTAACTAATTTAGGAGTTACAGTAAATACTTTACATATAGGCAATTATAAAGTTGCAGGAGAAAGTTTTAGTAATGATAAAATGAGTGAAAAAAAGAAAGAATCTTTAATAAATATTAAAGAAACTTTATTTCAAAATTTTATAAATTTAGTTAAAGAAAAAAGAAATGTTAATATAACAAATGAAATTCTTTCAGGAGATTTAATCTTTGCTAACTCTGAAAAAGCTATACAATTAGGTTTAATTGATGGACTTTCTACTTATGAAGAAATTGGAATAGACTACAATGAAGATACTGTTGACTTTGGAGAATATGTTTCTGCATACAAAAGAAAGAAAAATAAAAGTAAAAATACAATAGCTATAATTAATCTTGAAGGAGAAATTGATACAAGAGAAAGTAAAGAATCTATAATTAATTATGATAATGTTGTAGAGAAATTAGATGAATTAGAAGATATTAAAAATTTGAAAGGGCTTGTTTTAAGAATTAACTCTCCTGGTGGAAGTGCCTTAGAAAGTGAAAAAATATATCAGAAATTAAAAAAATTAGATATCCCAATATATATTTCTATGGGAGATTTATGTGCAAGTGGCGGATACTATATTGCAACTGTTGGTAAAAAATTATTTGCCAATCCTGTAACATTAACTGGTTCAATAGGAGTTGTTGTCTTATATCCAGAATTTACTGAAACAATTAATAAATTAAAAGTAAATATGGAAGGTTTTTCAAAGGGGAAAGGTTTTGATATCTTTGATGTTACTTCAAAGTTAAGTGAGGAATCAAAAGAAAAAATTATATATAGTATGAATGAAGTATACAGTGAATTTAAAGAACATGTTATGGAAGCAAGAAATATTAGTGAAGAAGATTTAGAAAAAATTGCTGGTGGTCGTGTATGGCTTGGAAGTCAGGCAAAAGCAAATGGTCTTGTTGATGAACTAGGTTCATTAAATGACTGTATAGACAGTTTAGCAAAAGATTTAGAACTAAAAGATTTTAAATTGACTTATATTAGAGGAAGAAAATCTATAATGGAAGTTGTATCTGCTATGAAGCCTCAATTTGTAAAATCAGATATAATTGAAAAAATTGAAATGATTAGAAGTTATTCTAATAAAATTTTATATTATGATGAAAGTTTAGAGAATTTATAA
- the aroB gene encoding 3-dehydroquinate synthase, translated as MKKIFDDIYVGSNIISKLNDYTKDFDKILIFSNETIADLYFEKFKSTLNEKDKIFYFAIKDGEEYKNIESILPVYDFMLENNFSRKSLVISLGGGVICDMGGYISATYMRGIEFIQVPTSLLAQVDASVGGKVAINHPKCKNMIGSFKTPYRVIIDVEFLKTLPEREFKSGMGELLKHSFLTKDKTYLEYIENNVEKIKNLDNEVLENIVEQSIRIKKHYVDIDPFEKKERAFLNLGHTYAHALESFFDYKAYTHGEAVSKGVIFDLELSLLRGKIDTKYLEKAKNIFKLFDIDTNLIYLPGDKFIPLMRKDKKNSFNKIITIILDSEGHLFKTEVKEDEIIKIINKYRNNFLRASIDIGTNSCRLLIAEVQKDNEIISFKKEIYKDLEIVKLGEDVNKNKVLKEEAIERTLKCLKKYREIIDKYSIEDKNIICFATSATRDSSNREYFIKKVYDETKIKINCISGDKEAYINFKGVISSFDKDFKENILVFDIGGGSTEFTLGNMQGIEKKISLNIGSVRITEKFFLNNEIYNYSEENINKSKEWVKENLNELENFKKMNFTLIGVAGTTTTQVSVREKMEVYDTEKIHLSNLTSKEINDNLSLFIKNINKQEIKGLDPKRKDVIIGGTIILKEILDYFGKDFIIVSENDNLMGAILEGVENK; from the coding sequence ATGAAAAAAATTTTTGATGATATTTATGTTGGTTCAAATATAATTTCAAAATTAAATGATTATACAAAAGATTTTGATAAAATCTTAATTTTTTCAAATGAAACAATAGCTGACTTATACTTTGAAAAATTTAAGTCAACTTTGAATGAAAAAGATAAGATTTTTTATTTTGCAATAAAAGATGGAGAAGAATACAAAAATATTGAAAGCATATTACCAGTTTATGATTTTATGTTGGAAAATAATTTTTCAAGAAAATCTTTAGTTATTAGCCTTGGTGGGGGAGTTATTTGTGATATGGGAGGCTATATTTCAGCTACCTATATGAGAGGAATAGAATTTATACAAGTTCCTACTTCACTTCTTGCTCAAGTTGATGCAAGTGTTGGAGGAAAAGTTGCTATAAATCACCCAAAGTGTAAAAATATGATAGGAAGCTTTAAAACTCCATATAGGGTTATTATTGATGTAGAATTTTTAAAAACTCTGCCTGAAAGAGAATTTAAATCTGGAATGGGTGAACTTTTAAAACATTCTTTTTTAACAAAAGATAAAACTTATTTGGAATATATAGAAAATAATGTTGAAAAGATTAAAAATTTAGATAATGAAGTTTTAGAAAATATTGTAGAACAATCTATAAGAATTAAAAAACATTATGTAGACATAGACCCTTTTGAAAAAAAAGAAAGAGCTTTTTTAAATTTAGGTCATACTTATGCACATGCCCTAGAAAGTTTTTTTGACTATAAAGCTTATACCCATGGAGAAGCTGTTTCAAAAGGAGTAATTTTTGATTTAGAACTATCTCTTTTAAGAGGAAAAATAGATACAAAATATTTAGAAAAAGCTAAAAATATTTTTAAGCTATTTGATATAGATACTAATTTAATATATTTGCCTGGTGATAAATTTATTCCTTTGATGAGAAAAGATAAAAAAAATTCTTTTAATAAGATTATTACAATCATATTAGATAGTGAAGGACATTTATTTAAAACAGAAGTTAAAGAAGATGAAATTATAAAAATCATTAATAAATATAGAAACAATTTTTTAAGGGCAAGTATTGATATAGGAACTAATTCATGTCGTTTATTAATTGCTGAAGTTCAAAAAGATAATGAAATTATAAGTTTTAAAAAGGAAATTTATAAGGATTTAGAAATAGTTAAACTTGGGGAAGATGTAAATAAAAATAAAGTTTTAAAAGAAGAAGCTATTGAAAGAACTCTAAAATGTCTTAAAAAATATAGAGAAATTATAGATAAATATTCAATAGAAGATAAAAATATTATTTGTTTTGCAACATCAGCAACAAGAGATTCTAGTAATAGAGAATATTTCATTAAAAAAGTTTATGATGAAACTAAAATAAAAATTAATTGTATCAGTGGAGATAAAGAAGCCTATATAAATTTCAAAGGAGTTATAAGTTCTTTTGATAAAGATTTTAAAGAAAATATTTTAGTTTTTGATATAGGTGGAGGTTCAACAGAATTTACCCTTGGTAATATGCAAGGTATAGAAAAGAAAATAAGTTTAAATATAGGTTCTGTTAGAATAACTGAGAAGTTTTTCTTAAATAACGAGATATATAATTATTCAGAAGAAAATATTAATAAATCAAAAGAGTGGGTAAAAGAAAACTTAAATGAACTTGAAAACTTTAAAAAAATGAACTTTACTTTAATTGGTGTGGCTGGAACAACTACAACACAGGTAAGTGTTAGAGAGAAAATGGAAGTATATGATACTGAAAAAATACATCTAAGCAACTTGACAAGTAAAGAAATTAATGATAATTTAAGTTTGTTTATAAAAAATATAAACAAACAAGAAATAAAAGGTTTAGACCCTAAGAGAAAAGATGTTATAATAGGAGGAACTATTATATTAAAAGAAATTTTAGATTATTTTGGAAAAGATTTTATAATAGTTTCTGAAAATGATAATCTTATGGGAGCTATATTAGAAGGAGTAGAAAATAAATGA
- a CDS encoding DUF4846 domain-containing protein: MKNRIYNFFIIILLFSLQTFLYAETNYVNKKGMTVETRYNVPSGYKRVSVEKGSFAEFLRNQKLKPYGEKALYYNGKEKTSNGIYDSVLDVEIGKQDLHQCADAIMLLRAEYLYSKKEYNKINFHFTSGFEAKYSKWIEGYRISVQGKGAYVKKANPSNTYKDFKNYMNIVFSYCGTLSLEKEMKLQSLDKMKIGDVFIKGGSPGHAVIIVDMAENDKGEKIFMLAQSYMPAQQTQILINPNNKELGVWYSLKGKDELITPEWDFSINQLRSF; encoded by the coding sequence ATGAAAAATAGAATATACAATTTTTTTATAATTATTTTGCTTTTTAGTTTACAAACTTTTTTATATGCTGAAACAAATTATGTTAATAAAAAAGGAATGACAGTAGAAACAAGATATAATGTTCCTAGTGGATATAAAAGAGTAAGTGTTGAAAAAGGAAGCTTTGCTGAATTTTTAAGAAATCAAAAGTTAAAACCTTATGGAGAGAAAGCTTTATATTACAATGGTAAAGAAAAAACAAGTAATGGAATTTATGATAGTGTATTGGATGTAGAAATAGGAAAACAAGATTTACATCAATGTGCAGATGCTATTATGTTACTTAGAGCTGAGTATCTTTATTCAAAAAAGGAATATAATAAAATTAATTTTCATTTTACTTCTGGTTTTGAAGCTAAATATTCAAAATGGATTGAGGGTTATAGAATAAGTGTTCAAGGTAAAGGTGCTTATGTTAAAAAAGCTAATCCTTCAAATACATATAAAGATTTTAAAAATTATATGAACATAGTTTTTTCATATTGTGGAACTCTTTCACTAGAAAAAGAAATGAAATTGCAAAGTTTAGATAAAATGAAAATAGGAGATGTTTTTATTAAAGGTGGAAGCCCAGGACATGCTGTAATTATTGTTGATATGGCAGAAAATGATAAAGGAGAAAAAATATTTATGTTGGCACAATCTTATATGCCTGCACAACAAACACAAATATTGATAAATCCTAATAATAAAGAACTAGGAGTATGGTATTCATTAAAGGGAAAAGATGAACTTATTACACCTGAATGGGACTTTTCTATAAATCAATTAAGAAGTTTTTAA
- a CDS encoding rhodanese-like domain-containing protein, with amino-acid sequence MIDVIDNISAYFDNDMINIIYKDLKSNGLSDEEVEKLLKEKYRDLPMIEINIFQLNNYKLGSIGFTSRELENLKIDFVEEKLLSNDYNGDNPTNKIVYLKVLFDKESKKILGCQIANEKNIETRLNAIKNTIEKGGDLKDLVKYKVNPTDNEWNPDILNILALTALGKNKEETHDVKAKDVENLLKNKEFLLDVREDYEYQYGHIKGAVNLPLREILSQKDALPKDRDIYVYCRSAHRSADAVNFLKSLGFEKVHNIEGGFIDISFNEYHKDKGNLENSIITNYNFD; translated from the coding sequence ATGATAGATGTGATAGACAATATATCAGCATATTTTGATAATGATATGATAAATATAATTTATAAGGATTTAAAATCAAATGGTCTTTCTGATGAAGAAGTTGAGAAATTATTAAAAGAAAAATATAGAGATTTACCTATGATAGAAATTAATATATTTCAATTAAATAACTATAAATTAGGAAGTATAGGTTTTACTTCAAGAGAATTAGAAAATTTGAAAATAGATTTTGTTGAAGAAAAGTTATTATCTAATGACTATAATGGAGATAATCCTACAAATAAAATAGTTTATTTAAAAGTCTTATTTGATAAAGAAAGCAAAAAGATTTTAGGTTGCCAAATTGCAAATGAAAAAAATATTGAAACAAGACTTAATGCAATAAAAAATACAATTGAAAAGGGTGGAGATTTAAAAGATTTAGTAAAATATAAAGTAAATCCTACTGACAATGAATGGAATCCTGATATTTTAAATATTTTAGCACTAACTGCACTAGGAAAAAATAAGGAAGAGACTCATGATGTCAAGGCAAAAGATGTTGAGAATCTATTAAAAAATAAAGAATTTTTATTAGATGTTAGAGAAGATTATGAGTATCAATATGGCCATATAAAAGGAGCAGTTAATTTACCACTTAGAGAGATTTTATCTCAAAAAGATGCTTTACCAAAAGATAGAGATATTTATGTATATTGTAGAAGTGCTCACAGAAGTGCAGATGCAGTTAATTTCTTAAAGAGCCTTGGTTTTGAAAAGGTACATAATATTGAAGGGGGCTTTATAGATATTTCTTTTAATGAATATCATAAAGATAAGGGAAATTTAGAAAATAGTATAATTACAAATTATAATTTTGATTAG
- a CDS encoding tRNA lysidine(34) synthetase: MENLIANDGLDEIVFLTKKEKMEESLRTTYRKKIWKNFIKAVKDFDLIKDGDKIAVGVSGGKDSLLLCKLFQELKKDRSKNFEVKFISMNPGFEAIDIDKFKENLIEMGIDCELFDANVWQIAFEEAPDNPCFLCAKMRRGVLYKKVEELGFNKLALGHHFDDIVETTMINMFFAGTVKTMLPKVPSTSEKMDIIRPLAYVREKDIINFMKYNDIQAMSCGCPIESGKVDSKRKEIKFLLQELEAKNPNIKQSIFNSLRNINLDYVLGYTSGNKPKE, from the coding sequence ATGGAAAATTTAATTGCAAATGATGGATTAGATGAAATAGTTTTTTTAACTAAAAAAGAAAAGATGGAAGAAAGTTTAAGAACTACATATAGAAAAAAAATATGGAAAAATTTTATTAAAGCAGTAAAAGATTTTGATTTAATAAAAGATGGAGATAAAATAGCAGTAGGAGTATCAGGTGGAAAAGACAGTTTACTACTTTGTAAATTATTTCAAGAACTAAAAAAAGATAGAAGCAAAAATTTTGAAGTAAAGTTTATTTCAATGAATCCTGGCTTTGAAGCTATTGATATTGATAAATTCAAAGAAAATTTAATAGAAATGGGAATAGATTGTGAATTGTTTGATGCTAATGTTTGGCAAATAGCATTTGAAGAAGCACCTGATAATCCTTGTTTTCTTTGTGCTAAAATGAGAAGAGGAGTTTTATATAAAAAGGTTGAAGAGCTAGGTTTTAATAAATTAGCATTAGGACATCATTTTGATGATATTGTTGAAACTACAATGATAAATATGTTTTTTGCAGGAACAGTAAAAACGATGTTACCAAAAGTTCCATCTACTTCTGAGAAGATGGATATAATAAGACCTCTTGCTTATGTTAGAGAAAAAGATATAATAAATTTTATGAAATATAATGATATTCAAGCTATGAGTTGTGGTTGTCCAATAGAATCAGGAAAAGTAGATTCTAAAAGAAAAGAAATCAAATTTTTATTACAAGAATTAGAAGCTAAAAATCCAAACATAAAACAAAGTATATTTAACTCATTGAGAAATATTAATTTAGATTATGTGTTGGGATATACAAGTGGAAATAAACCAAAAGAATAG